The genome window CCAGCTGGACGTGCCAAGAACACCTCCCTAGGGAGGCGTCCTGGTGACATCCTTACTCCACCTCAACTGACTCCTTTCCACGCAAAGGAGTAGCGGCTCTACCTTTAGTTTTGCATGGATGACTGAGCTTCTCATTTTATGTCTAAGCGAAAAGCCAGCTGCCCATTTCAGCCGCTTGTATTCATGATCTTGTCATTTAGGTGAGGGTAGGAACAAAGGAACAAGGATCGACCGGTAGATTGAGAGCTTTGCCTTTTGGCGAAAGTGTGGTAAAGCGACTGCTCGTAAACAAGACCCCAAGATACTTAAACTCCTTCATTTGGGGTAACAACTCACTCCGTACCTGGAGTAGACAATCCATAGGCACTCGCTGATGGGCCCCCTATCCAGACATGGCTCCAGACATGGCTTTCACCGTGCAGGGTCACTTTACtcctctttttttatgttttttttaaacaatagtcTGGCCCCTCGTCTGAGACCACTTTGCCTTAAGAGACCCTACCAGGAGCACATGGCTTCAGACAAACGCTCCCAGGTTCATGAAGGCACGCAAACCTCTCCACCGCGATAAGGTGGTGGTTCCCAGGGGGAAATTGTAAATGTGTATGTTAATTGTAAGtttgttaataatttatttatttacttatgtttgtatttatttttcagaagCAGAAGTTAGAGCTTTGGcaaaagagagacaaaaaaaggacAACCATAACCTAAGTAAAAACAATTCTTCCCTCATTTAAACACAATTTGCTCAGTGTTGTTAAACAAACCTTTAATATGCTTCATGTCTAACAAGCATGCTGcttacttttacttttcttcCTTTCTAGTTGAACGACGACGACGCTTTAACATTAATGACAGAATTAAAGAACTTGGGACATTAATTCCCAAATCAAATGATCCGTAAGTCAAGGAGCTAGTTATAATTGCCAGCATTAAAAATCACAGTATGACTACCTAAAAGTAAATCCACGAATATGTCTCTTTGTGGgtattaatttaaagaaacacatttaaGCTGAATCTTTACATGGAGGAACGAGTTGTGAATTTACTTATGGATCTACTATGGATTTTATAGAGACATGAGGTGGAATAAAGGAACTATTTTGAAGGCTTCAGTGGATTACATAAGAAAGCTACAAAGAGAGCAGCAGAGAGCAAAAGAGCTGGAGAGCAGGCAGAAGAGACTGGAACACACCAACCGACACCTCTTACTTCGCATTCAGGTACACAAAATGAATTATTCATTACTGAAAATGGCTTTGTACTGGTAGCCATACCAAAGCTTTGAAGCAGCATGAGCTTGTGACAGTACTAAAATAGGAAGTGTGTTACACTTCAGTAATAGATAATGTgaaattaaaacatataaacagGAGGAATACATAATATATTAGAAATGTTTTACCCTTTCACAGCTCATTTACTGATTTGTGTAAAAAGACATTTCAGGTTTAGCATAATGAATATAAACATGTGTTTATGGGTCAGGAGCTGGAGATGCAAGCTCGTGCTCATGGCCTGGCTGTAGGAGGTTCCTCGTCATTCTGCTCCAGTGAGGTCATCGCCTGCACCATAAAGGAAGAACCTATCAGCTACACCAGTTGCTCATCTGAGCTGTACACTCATCCACACCCCCACAGCCCGGATCATTCTCGGCCCACCACTCTGGACCTCAACAATGGTACCATTAGCTACAGTGACAGCACAACAGATGAAACAGATGCAGAGCTCTACACAAGCCACAAAGATCACTCAGCCAAGctagacgacaggtttctggACAACACAATGTCACCAGTGGGCACCGCTAAGCTACTGCTCTCCTCAGGTTCCCCCACACACTCCAATGACAGCAGCAGAAGCAGCACAAGCACAGAGGAGCAAGACAAAACCTGTTAGCACTATTAAGGAACTTTCAATAACTCTttatgatcattttttttttgttgttagcTTGATTGTACTGACAGTACTAACAGTAGTGTTGTCTGTCTAAATTTTGATTGCAAATAtggccatattttttttaattgaggtAGTAGTGCATTCAAAGATATTTGTGTGCACTTCTAAAAATATGCAAGAATTTAGAACAGCTGGAATTTTTCAGAACTTTTAAAGTATTATTcattactttaattattttgtatcaTTCGAATAATTTagtttcctaatttttttttaaacaagttagaTTCCAGTTTATactatttatgaaaaaaaattatggacactacaaaaaaaattactgagATTACTTCtcattcaaatttatttattattagcatATCTCTGATCTGCcatttaatcagaaataaaattaggTTACTCTCTTAGGTTACTAGGTTATTATGGACATTCATTTTAGTGTcaagataataaaaaagtttaaaatccttaaaaacaatcaatattctactatataataacaataataataataataataataataataataataataaataccccTTATAGTcctaaatatttctttttatcaaaGTTAGGAAAAATATATTACTCGTGAAGAATGTATACCAAGTATAAACTAGTAATAACAAATAGACTAATAGTTAATAGGATTTCCTTCAATATGTAGTGTATAAATTAGTAACCAACCaatattcatgtcattttttatactttaagaaCAAATTAATAGTGATAATCcaaatttcattatttatgcAATGTCTTTATGCAATTTTTACTatattgtgaatttttttttctgatatatTGTATTAGAAAAGTTAACTTCTGATTACTcccagtaaaatatttattacatggtatacacacacacacacacacacacacacacaattggaatttgaagtatttgcttattattAACCTGTTCGGttgttatttgattttatgCACTGTAACTACAGAATGTTGATTTTTCTTCCTCGGattattaagaaaaagaaaaatgattcaaAAACTAATTTCGAATAATTCCAAACACTCTGTTTTATGCTTCTACTCAGCACATTCACAAGCACAACCAAAGAACCATTAGTGGTTCTACTTAACTTTTTTGTAAAAGTGTTATATAAAGTTATAGTAACTTGAATaattatatgaataattagtTCACCACTGAAGTGccttcaatttaaaaaataaacttttacatatatcttctttgtctttcggctgttccctttcacatatatatacacaatcaaaaattccCCTTCCCTTATTtgaaacattaatttaattcttCCATACTAcaacaattaataattaataattaatacaattaataaTTCTTCCATACTACAaccttatattaaaatattgcttTATTAACACTTTTGCTCAATAACCAGAAGAAATGGTCGTGATGTTTCATTATCTGAATATATTCATTTTCAGAAAtagattttcagatttttttaatggaatttacaatttaaaaaacaatatttcttttgattttaatCTTAtgaatacacaaatacacacacacacacacacacacacacacacacacacacacacacacacacacacacaccaagaaacaacaacaaatttttcataattttaatacacaaaacaggaaaaaagaaaagaaagtctTCAGTACACTGAACATACTTTAATTAGTTTATTGTAATGTTCCTTTTACAGATATATTTGTATAAAGGAGGCATACTGTCTAATCatgctttatattttaaaaaatccgtGACAGTCTTAATGTTATAGTTGCTAATGACATTACTCATTAAGCTGGTCAAAAAAATAGTAAGCTTTTTTCTTCTTAAGCGTTCCATTGTTTttgatacaaaataaatatctatctatcatttGCACTAAATTATCTGACTTGCCTGTTTGATCTGTGCATATTTGCATCAAAAAATCATTGTTATCCTGACTACACAAAATACAGTACTATGACATACATGCTAAGAGTGCATGATCGTGATGAAACTACAGTTGAAATTCAAGATGTAGAAATTCTGTCATTGCATGCAGGTTCATAAAAAGAACACCTGTAAATctaataattatactgtatatatatatatatatatagttgttcTATATTAGTAATATAGTAATATAGAAACTATATTACTATAATATGGTAATATAGTTTCACATTAATAcagatactacagtatattgttattCAGTCCCCTCTTTCTTAAActggataaaataaaatgtctccAAAGATATAAAACTAATCAAaactaattatttataataaaaaacatttatttactaat of Clarias gariepinus isolate MV-2021 ecotype Netherlands chromosome 6, CGAR_prim_01v2, whole genome shotgun sequence contains these proteins:
- the mitfa gene encoding melanocyte inducing transcription factor a isoform X1 codes for the protein MLDMLEYSHYQVQTHLENPNEFHLQQSPRQQVKHYLSGTLGAKISPPLSIQHPEHGMPPGPGASTPNSPMALLTLSNNCEKEMDDVIEDIISLESSYNDDILGLMDAGIQIPNTIPVTANLLDIYSNHALPPAGVTIGNSCPSSLPNVKREFSVTPAPDMMHVDQPGPCGKFDSYQRPEGLPVEAEVRALAKERQKKDNHNLIERRRRFNINDRIKELGTLIPKSNDPDMRWNKGTILKASVDYIRKLQREQQRAKELESRQKRLEHTNRHLLLRIQELEMQARAHGLAVGGSSSFCSSEVIACTIKEEPISYTSCSSELYTHPHPHSPDHSRPTTLDLNNGTISYSDSTTDETDAELYTSHKDHSAKLDDRFLDNTMSPVGTAKLLLSSGSPTHSNDSSRSSTSTEEQDKTC
- the mitfa gene encoding melanocyte inducing transcription factor a isoform X2, translating into MLDMLEYSHYQVQTHLENPNEFHLQQSPRQQVKHYLSGTLGAKISPPLSIQHPEHGMPPGPGASTPNSPMALLTLSNNCEKEMDDVIEDIISLESSYNDDILGLMDAGIQIPNTIPVTANLLDIYSNHALPPAGVTIGNSCPSSLPNVKREFSEAEVRALAKERQKKDNHNLIERRRRFNINDRIKELGTLIPKSNDPDMRWNKGTILKASVDYIRKLQREQQRAKELESRQKRLEHTNRHLLLRIQELEMQARAHGLAVGGSSSFCSSEVIACTIKEEPISYTSCSSELYTHPHPHSPDHSRPTTLDLNNGTISYSDSTTDETDAELYTSHKDHSAKLDDRFLDNTMSPVGTAKLLLSSGSPTHSNDSSRSSTSTEEQDKTC